A single Methylosinus sp. H3A DNA region contains:
- a CDS encoding recombinase family protein encodes MPLIGYARVSTEDQVTDAQTDVLKAAGCVEIFREHMSGAKASRPELAKALARVRRGDVLVVARLDRLARSLSHLLSVIAELDAKGAHFKSLADPIDTTTPQGRFALQVLGAVAELERALIQERTKDGLRAAKKRGRIGGNPKLRAGDRDAIQRIVDIKAANYFERVNRTAEHWLPIVRQMRPDHRWQDVVRVLNAKRDSVSGVPLPQWTVERLKRAVKCFVAEGLIEPRLLLQAASRKVSSERLVTLVAGIKRANPDLTLAQIGAQLEAMYERTPRGGTRWAPSSVKSLLDRAEKLRLLSVETL; translated from the coding sequence ATGCCCCTGATCGGCTACGCCCGCGTCTCGACCGAGGATCAGGTCACGGACGCCCAGACCGATGTGCTGAAGGCGGCCGGCTGCGTCGAGATTTTTCGCGAGCACATGTCGGGGGCGAAAGCCTCCCGGCCGGAACTGGCCAAGGCGCTGGCGCGGGTGCGCCGCGGCGACGTGCTGGTCGTCGCGCGGCTCGACCGTTTGGCCCGTTCGCTGTCGCATCTCCTTTCGGTGATCGCCGAGCTCGACGCCAAAGGCGCGCATTTCAAATCGCTCGCCGATCCGATCGACACGACGACGCCGCAAGGCCGTTTCGCCTTGCAGGTTCTGGGCGCCGTGGCGGAATTGGAGCGCGCCCTGATCCAGGAGCGCACCAAAGACGGCTTGCGCGCCGCCAAAAAGCGCGGCCGCATCGGCGGCAATCCAAAACTGCGCGCCGGCGACCGCGACGCCATCCAGCGTATCGTCGACATCAAGGCGGCAAACTATTTCGAGCGCGTCAATCGAACGGCCGAACATTGGCTGCCGATCGTCCGGCAAATGCGCCCGGATCACCGCTGGCAGGATGTCGTGCGCGTGCTCAACGCCAAGCGCGATAGCGTCAGCGGCGTTCCCCTGCCCCAATGGACCGTCGAGCGTCTGAAGCGCGCAGTCAAATGCTTCGTCGCCGAGGGTTTGATCGAGCCGAGACTCCTCCTTCAAGCCGCCAGCCGAAAAGTCAGCAGCGAACGCCTTGTCACGCTGGTCGCCGGGATCAAACGGGCCAATCCCGATCTGACGCTCGCGCAAATCGGCGCGCAGCTCGAGGCCATGTATGAGCGCACGCCGCGCGGCGGAACCCGCTGGGCGCCCTCCTCCGTCAAAAGTCTGCTCGACCGCGCGGAAAAGCTCCGGTTGCTCAGCGTCGAAACACTGTGA
- a CDS encoding putative toxin-antitoxin system toxin component, PIN family: MRLVLDTNSLIAALRSPGGASAELLKLVRRGQAQLLASAALAIEYEAVCLRDEHRKAAGLSTKEVGQFLDAIIDLIEPIEIWFLWRPQLRDPGDEFVLEAAVNGRASTIVTFNSRDFGLVRERFGIEVLTPRDTLIRIVQ; encoded by the coding sequence ATGAGATTGGTTCTGGATACGAACTCCCTGATCGCAGCGCTCCGAAGCCCAGGCGGAGCCTCCGCCGAGCTTCTCAAGCTTGTGCGTCGAGGGCAGGCCCAGCTTTTGGCCAGCGCCGCCCTCGCAATCGAATATGAGGCCGTGTGTCTGCGCGACGAACACCGAAAAGCGGCCGGCCTGTCGACGAAAGAGGTCGGTCAGTTTCTCGACGCGATCATCGATCTGATCGAACCGATCGAAATCTGGTTCCTTTGGCGGCCGCAATTGCGCGATCCGGGCGACGAGTTCGTGCTCGAGGCGGCTGTGAATGGGCGGGCCTCGACGATCGTCACGTTCAATTCGCGTGACTTCGGACTTGTGCGAGAGCGCTTTGGGATCGAGGTTCTCACGCCGAGAGATACGCTGATAAGGATAGTGCAATGA
- a CDS encoding toxin-antitoxin system HicB family antitoxin, which translates to MKAEAEKIAAEDGTSLNQFVASAVAEKVSALRTARYFAEKKGRTDWSAFDQIMRREGGEPPVADDEIPEAYRTARK; encoded by the coding sequence ATGAAGGCGGAAGCCGAAAAGATTGCCGCCGAGGATGGCACGAGCCTCAACCAGTTCGTCGCTTCGGCGGTGGCTGAAAAGGTCTCGGCGTTGCGCACGGCTCGCTATTTCGCGGAAAAGAAAGGCCGGACCGATTGGAGCGCCTTCGACCAGATCATGCGCCGCGAGGGTGGCGAGCCGCCGGTCGCGGACGACGAAATTCCTGAAGCCTATCGAACGGCTCGCAAATAG
- a CDS encoding sigma factor-like helix-turn-helix DNA-binding protein encodes MFILRRFHDLSPDEIAHRLGISRNMVLKHLRLALERCHAALD; translated from the coding sequence GTGTTCATCTTACGCCGCTTCCATGATCTCTCGCCGGACGAGATCGCTCATAGGTTGGGCATTTCCCGAAACATGGTCCTCAAACATCTACGATTGGCGCTAGAGCGGTGCCATGCGGCGCTCGACTAA
- the repC gene encoding plasmid replication protein RepC yields MQTRPTTPFGRRSLSLAMVASQTATENFAAKPGASETVVHKWRLFRALTEAKEPLGVTERALSVLHALLSFHQETALSLPGNDARCEPGAGAGAGIVVFPSNKELSIRAHGMAPATLRRHLACLVDAGLIIRRDSPNGKRFARKGQGGAIEDAFGFDLAPLVARSSEIENLAEEVRAENRAITLLREKITITRRDIVKMIETGLEEGVSGDWEGAHQRYATLSGSYGRGLSRVDLEALADELAALAAEIHKLLETHIKARNMSGNESQTERHIQNQTTNSSDLESSLQKGRADPSEPNLEQARWPIEREPEASSDRSRVTHPKPALRAYPLGMVLEACPDIVDYGPSGEVSSWRDLAAAAATVRSALGVSPDAWSQALDVLGEHDASIVIAAILQRGEEIKSAGGYLRVLTEKARAGEFSLGPVLMALLRGKAGKAARERKRTG; encoded by the coding sequence ATGCAGACACGTCCAACGACGCCCTTCGGGCGGCGGTCGCTATCGCTCGCCATGGTGGCGAGCCAGACCGCGACCGAAAATTTCGCCGCCAAGCCGGGAGCATCCGAAACCGTCGTGCATAAATGGCGGCTATTTCGCGCGCTCACCGAAGCCAAGGAGCCGCTCGGCGTCACCGAGCGTGCGCTATCCGTATTGCACGCGTTGCTGAGCTTCCACCAGGAGACAGCGCTCTCATTGCCAGGGAATGACGCGCGGTGCGAGCCGGGGGCCGGAGCCGGCGCCGGCATCGTCGTGTTTCCCTCGAACAAGGAACTCTCGATCCGCGCTCATGGCATGGCGCCGGCGACGTTGCGGCGGCATCTCGCCTGCCTGGTCGACGCCGGACTGATCATCCGCCGCGATTCTCCGAACGGCAAACGCTTCGCCAGAAAAGGGCAGGGCGGAGCCATAGAGGATGCTTTCGGCTTCGACCTCGCGCCGCTCGTGGCGCGTTCGAGCGAAATCGAGAACCTCGCCGAGGAGGTGCGGGCCGAGAACCGCGCGATCACGCTGCTGCGAGAAAAGATCACCATCACCCGGCGAGACATCGTCAAAATGATCGAGACCGGATTGGAGGAGGGCGTTTCGGGCGACTGGGAGGGCGCGCATCAGCGCTATGCGACGCTTTCGGGGAGCTATGGACGTGGGCTTTCCCGCGTCGATTTGGAGGCTTTGGCCGACGAACTTGCCGCGCTTGCGGCTGAAATCCACAAGCTGCTGGAAACGCACATAAAAGCTCGAAATATGAGCGGCAATGAGTCTCAAACTGAGCGCCACATACAGAATCAAACCACAAACTCTTCTGATCTTGAATCTAGCCTTCAAAAAGGCAGGGCCGATCCGTCCGAGCCAAATCTCGAACAGGCCAGGTGGCCGATCGAGCGAGAGCCGGAAGCATCTTCGGATCGCTCTCGGGTTACCCATCCCAAGCCCGCGCTTCGAGCCTATCCGCTGGGTATGGTGTTGGAGGCGTGTCCGGACATCGTCGATTACGGCCCGAGCGGCGAGGTTTCGTCGTGGCGAGACTTGGCTGCGGCGGCGGCGACAGTGCGCTCGGCGCTCGGCGTTTCGCCGGACGCCTGGTCGCAAGCCTTGGACGTCTTGGGCGAGCATGACGCCTCGATTGTCATCGCCGCGATCCTGCAACGCGGCGAGGAAATCAAAAGCGCCGGCGGTTATCTTCGCGTTCTGACCGAAAAGGCGAGGGCAGGGGAGTTCTCGCTCGGGCCCGTGCTGATGGCCCTGTTGCGCGGCAAGGCTGGGAAGGCGGCGCGAGAGCGCAAGAGGACGGGGTGA